A genomic stretch from Sinorhizobium terangae includes:
- the hemB gene encoding porphobilinogen synthase, with amino-acid sequence MNDKTNLVDRITGHRRMRRNRKADWTRRLVQENRLTVDDLIWPIFIVPGSGIVQPIDAMPGVNRMSVDKAVEAVKEAADLGIPAVATFPNIDMALRDETGSNSLAADNLINEATRAIKKAVPNIGVITDVALDPFTSHGHDGILRDGEIVNDETVEVVARAAVTQADAGSDIIAPSEMMDGRVGAIREALDAAGHQNVGIMSYATKFASAFYGPYREAIGTGGLLKGDKKTYYIDPANGTEAIRDAALDVEEGADMLMVKPGLPYLDICWRMKEAFGLPVFAYQVSGEYAQVKAAAANGWIDGERVMLETLLAFKRAGCDGILSYFSVEVARILAKR; translated from the coding sequence ATGAACGACAAGACGAATCTTGTGGACAGGATAACCGGACACCGCCGCATGCGCCGCAACCGCAAGGCGGACTGGACGCGGCGGCTGGTGCAGGAGAACCGCTTGACCGTCGACGACCTGATCTGGCCGATCTTCATCGTGCCGGGCAGCGGCATCGTCCAGCCGATCGACGCCATGCCGGGCGTGAACCGCATGAGCGTCGACAAGGCGGTCGAAGCGGTGAAAGAAGCGGCCGACCTCGGTATCCCGGCGGTTGCCACATTTCCGAATATCGACATGGCGCTGCGCGACGAGACCGGCTCCAACAGCCTCGCCGCTGACAACCTCATCAATGAGGCGACGCGGGCGATCAAGAAGGCGGTGCCGAACATCGGCGTCATCACCGACGTCGCGCTCGACCCCTTCACCAGCCACGGTCATGACGGGATCCTCCGTGACGGCGAGATCGTGAACGACGAGACCGTGGAGGTCGTCGCCAGGGCCGCGGTGACGCAGGCCGATGCCGGATCGGACATCATCGCCCCGTCCGAGATGATGGACGGGCGCGTCGGCGCGATCCGGGAGGCGCTCGACGCCGCCGGCCACCAGAATGTCGGCATCATGTCCTACGCGACGAAATTCGCCTCCGCCTTCTACGGCCCCTATCGTGAGGCAATCGGCACCGGCGGTCTGCTCAAGGGCGACAAGAAGACCTACTACATCGATCCGGCCAACGGTACCGAGGCAATCCGCGATGCCGCGCTCGATGTCGAGGAAGGTGCCGACATGCTCATGGTGAAGCCCGGCCTCCCCTATCTCGACATCTGCTGGCGGATGAAAGAGGCCTTTGGCCTGCCGGTTTTCGCCTATCAGGTGTCCGGCGAGTATGCGCAGGTGAAGGCAGCCGCGGCCAATGGCTGGATCGATGGCGAACGGGTCATGCTGGAGACGCTGCTTGCCTTCAAGCGGGCAGGCTGCGACGGGATCTTGAGCTATTTTTCGGTCGAAGTGGCGCGCATCCTGGCAAAACGCTGA
- a CDS encoding DUF6163 family protein yields MLHDSAHVPKPSLTEVLFGWFLRLVSASCFWFALNYWALLIGFSHNGAGRFDLLPPEWRAAATALAVVYPVAAIGLWLLVSWGPVVWVLAAAIEIAVHEFYPGMFGARPLLFVLHGAVAVTFVLFRVALFVQRLRQVRKVRVDSP; encoded by the coding sequence ATGCTTCACGATTCTGCTCATGTGCCGAAGCCGTCGCTGACCGAAGTGCTCTTCGGCTGGTTCCTGCGCCTGGTGTCGGCGTCCTGCTTCTGGTTCGCCCTGAACTATTGGGCGCTGCTCATCGGCTTCTCCCATAATGGTGCCGGGCGGTTCGATCTGCTGCCGCCGGAATGGCGCGCCGCGGCGACCGCCCTTGCCGTTGTCTACCCGGTCGCCGCTATCGGCCTGTGGCTTCTGGTTTCCTGGGGGCCGGTCGTCTGGGTCCTCGCCGCGGCGATCGAGATCGCCGTCCACGAATTCTACCCCGGCATGTTCGGCGCGCGGCCTTTGCTCTTCGTGCTCCACGGGGCTGTCGCCGTGACCTTCGTTCTTTTCCGTGTTGCGCTTTTCGTGCAGCGATTGCGGCAAGTGCGCAAGGTAAGGGTTGATTCACCCTGA